The Nocardia arthritidis genome has a window encoding:
- a CDS encoding YbaB/EbfC family nucleoid-associated protein: MYETMDELMASVQKRLYRLRDLADDMGGVVSKETAEDGSITATVDGNGALVDLEFSQAVSRMSPEVFERTLVQTAHAAARRAFTERAELITAFNEEMAE; encoded by the coding sequence GAGCGTCCAGAAACGGCTGTACCGGCTGCGCGATCTCGCGGACGACATGGGCGGCGTCGTGAGCAAGGAAACGGCGGAGGACGGTTCGATCACCGCCACCGTCGACGGTAATGGCGCTCTCGTGGATCTCGAGTTCTCGCAGGCGGTTTCGCGTATGTCGCCGGAGGTGTTCGAGCGGACGCTGGTGCAGACCGCCCATGCGGCGGCGCGGCGGGCGTTCACCGAGCGCGCCGAGCTGATCACCGCGTTCAACGAGGAGATGGCCGAATAA
- a CDS encoding type VII secretion target, with translation MSEVVAHTDAIRAYGGASAAMAAGVATAGAFDQTATMAAAVPVFGLIGQEFLASFAYAQANHVSSVMELAHVYAGTAKAAFEGAAAYDGSEAVQSGEFDSIGTRIV, from the coding sequence ATGAGCGAAGTCGTAGCACACACTGATGCGATTCGCGCATACGGCGGCGCCTCCGCCGCCATGGCAGCCGGTGTCGCCACCGCGGGCGCCTTCGATCAGACCGCGACCATGGCCGCGGCCGTTCCGGTGTTCGGCCTCATCGGTCAGGAGTTCCTGGCCTCCTTCGCCTACGCGCAGGCGAACCATGTGAGCTCCGTGATGGAGCTGGCGCACGTCTACGCGGGCACCGCGAAGGCCGCGTTCGAGGGCGCCGCGGCGTACGACGGTTCCGAGGCCGTCCAGTCCGGCGAATTCGATTCGATCGGCACCCGAATCGTATGA
- a CDS encoding PE family protein has protein sequence MATTGVRFDATAARDAAFRLDGLADRLENDLKDGVQTLHVAPSGIDEVSLRAAQTMNDVAGSYTDSATAGVHELRKLAATLRAQADSFGRAETESAEALGGTEAV, from the coding sequence ATGGCAACTACCGGTGTGCGTTTCGACGCGACGGCGGCGCGCGACGCCGCGTTCCGGCTCGACGGGCTGGCCGATCGGCTGGAGAACGATCTGAAGGATGGTGTGCAGACGCTGCACGTCGCGCCGTCCGGCATCGACGAGGTGTCGCTGCGTGCGGCCCAGACCATGAACGACGTTGCCGGGTCGTACACCGACAGCGCCACCGCGGGCGTGCACGAACTGCGCAAGCTGGCCGCGACGCTGCGGGCGCAGGCGGACAGCTTCGGCCGCGCGGAAACCGAGAGCGCCGAGGCGCTCGGCGGCACGGAAGCCGTTTGA
- a CDS encoding PPE domain-containing protein, with product MIEPPQPGFTGVVWEAREPDRLTRELTTGPGAIPMAEAGATWTRLAASFAAAGVEYDQIINTLQGAWDSGTSGVVLDKISTLRDWLHDAARSAGENALHAEKQAAAYQLARLTMPNALDIEAIQQAQRALESIGAALGAPIRAVAAQTDSDADLAKAAASRVMRTYEAATEPLATPWHQEQPPTVATPVALAAEQAGAQPQPTVPTGTMPVGLVGGFAPPQITLPPRTLTAYRAPVYAQAAHTTEETEHHTVPITSQAAATTAATLPPGAMVPGAAGVLSAAHEEDYEPRASAVERTDAIGAELGIVSAPSVLGAPEPPTQTGQATAGGGA from the coding sequence ATGATCGAACCACCGCAACCGGGTTTCACCGGCGTCGTCTGGGAGGCGCGTGAGCCCGACCGGCTCACCCGCGAACTGACCACCGGTCCGGGTGCGATTCCGATGGCCGAGGCCGGGGCCACCTGGACCCGGCTGGCCGCGAGCTTCGCCGCGGCGGGGGTCGAGTACGACCAGATCATCAACACCCTGCAGGGCGCCTGGGATTCCGGTACCAGTGGCGTTGTGCTGGACAAGATTTCGACGCTGCGCGACTGGCTGCACGATGCCGCGCGGTCGGCGGGCGAGAATGCGCTGCATGCCGAAAAGCAGGCCGCCGCATACCAACTCGCCCGGCTCACCATGCCGAACGCCCTCGACATCGAGGCCATCCAGCAGGCGCAGCGGGCACTGGAATCCATCGGCGCCGCGCTCGGCGCGCCGATCAGAGCCGTTGCCGCACAGACCGATTCGGACGCGGACCTGGCCAAGGCGGCCGCGTCGCGGGTGATGCGCACCTACGAGGCGGCCACCGAACCGCTCGCGACACCGTGGCACCAGGAGCAGCCGCCGACGGTGGCGACGCCGGTCGCGCTGGCGGCCGAACAGGCCGGTGCGCAACCACAGCCCACGGTGCCGACCGGGACCATGCCGGTCGGCCTGGTCGGCGGGTTCGCCCCACCGCAGATCACGCTGCCGCCACGGACGCTCACCGCATATCGCGCGCCGGTGTACGCGCAGGCCGCGCACACCACCGAAGAGACCGAGCACCATACGGTTCCGATCACGAGTCAGGCGGCGGCCACGACGGCGGCCACCCTGCCGCCCGGTGCGATGGTCCCCGGCGCGGCGGGCGTGCTGTCGGCGGCGCACGAGGAGGACTACGAGCCGCGCGCCTCGGCGGTCGAGCGCACCGATGCCATCGGCGCCGAACTCGGCATCGTCTCGGCCCCGTCGGTACTCGGCGCGCCGGAACCGCCGACGCAGACCGGGCAGGCCACCGCCGGGGGTGGCGCGTGA
- a CDS encoding ESX secretion-associated protein EspG, with translation MTTVTNDGLLALADRLGVQTLPLVLSVGPQQDSFEAWTEAQRDAETRLKAAGLIDGYGEVTPELADALFTLAQPDTELIARVFTGAAPVRICVARRGEQHALAVRTGDDFDIRTVWADGSGAVLIRPLLDALGPGKPADVVNFSAPSDELSERLSAARTSADFTDAVYALGVAERDAPAYGLAFASCHAYAEIVACIHEDGVITRPPGAVAVYDTERGRIVAAPGIAQDQQVWSTVTPGTDHRIAQAISALIELLPGGRWLPQ, from the coding sequence GTGACCACCGTGACCAACGACGGCCTGCTCGCCCTCGCCGACCGGCTCGGCGTGCAGACCCTGCCGCTGGTGCTTTCCGTTGGCCCGCAACAGGATTCGTTCGAGGCCTGGACCGAGGCGCAGCGCGATGCGGAAACGCGGCTGAAGGCCGCGGGCCTGATCGACGGGTACGGCGAGGTCACGCCCGAACTCGCCGACGCGCTGTTCACCCTGGCCCAGCCGGATACCGAGCTGATCGCCAGGGTCTTCACCGGTGCCGCACCGGTCCGGATCTGCGTGGCCCGGCGCGGCGAACAGCATGCGCTCGCCGTGCGCACCGGCGACGACTTCGACATCCGGACCGTGTGGGCCGACGGGTCCGGCGCGGTGCTCATCCGCCCGCTGCTGGACGCGCTCGGCCCCGGAAAGCCCGCCGACGTGGTGAATTTCAGCGCACCGTCGGACGAGTTGAGCGAGCGCCTTTCAGCGGCGCGTACCTCCGCCGACTTCACCGACGCGGTCTACGCGCTCGGCGTCGCTGAAAGAGACGCTCCCGCATACGGACTCGCCTTCGCGTCCTGCCATGCCTACGCCGAAATCGTGGCCTGTATCCACGAGGACGGCGTAATCACCCGGCCGCCCGGTGCGGTCGCGGTGTACGACACCGAGCGGGGCCGCATCGTCGCCGCGCCCGGTATCGCCCAGGACCAGCAGGTCTGGTCCACCGTCACACCGGGCACCGATCACCGGATCGCGCAGGCGATTTCGGCGCTGATCGAGCTCCTGCCCGGGGGGAGGTGGCTGCCGCAGTAA
- a CDS encoding WXG100 family type VII secretion target, whose product MAGVSHNHEALVAGKLMLDSVTNMKTILTRLQDAVDAARPGWKGQAAIAFNNAADNWDKKAEEMRQKLDRISEQVVNGSHQYGNMDEVSETELQQVGGGLLNL is encoded by the coding sequence ATGGCTGGAGTAAGCCACAATCATGAGGCCCTGGTCGCCGGCAAGCTGATGCTGGACTCGGTCACCAATATGAAGACCATTCTCACTCGGCTCCAGGACGCCGTCGACGCGGCCCGGCCGGGTTGGAAGGGTCAGGCCGCGATCGCGTTCAACAATGCCGCCGACAACTGGGACAAAAAGGCCGAGGAAATGCGGCAGAAGCTCGACCGGATTTCCGAGCAGGTCGTGAACGGCAGCCACCAGTACGGAAATATGGACGAGGTCAGCGAAACCGAGCTGCAGCAAGTCGGCGGCGGCCTGCTCAACCTCTGA
- a CDS encoding WXG100 family type VII secretion target, with amino-acid sequence MSDGEMLYDPAYINPLADALGKGHADLITEEGHLDQYGSKLQSAWQENKGFIDGFHPVMNDWKNHQDEIKQVLNQVARQVENALHRALSTDHKVGDGFAQ; translated from the coding sequence ATGAGCGACGGCGAAATGCTGTATGACCCGGCCTACATCAACCCGTTGGCCGATGCCCTCGGCAAGGGCCATGCCGATTTGATCACCGAAGAGGGCCACCTCGATCAGTACGGCTCCAAGCTGCAGTCCGCCTGGCAGGAAAACAAGGGTTTCATCGACGGTTTCCACCCCGTCATGAACGACTGGAAGAACCACCAGGACGAGATCAAGCAGGTGCTCAACCAGGTTGCCCGTCAGGTAGAGAACGCGCTGCACCGCGCCCTGTCGACCGACCACAAGGTCGGCGACGGCTTCGCGCAGTAA
- the eccE gene encoding type VII secretion protein EccE → MNEAVNEPENSENTALRDPEFWLFRQIPLRLVVPLGLLAALVSWVALALRAPIWAVALCGAVVFALGAAPVRKRNPRNLVGMFARWLAFRSRRTKPGPQDAGPDALDVPLPEGGSYGVRWDGDLLTTMMRIDPPPDAMTLLRRGSLSTDQVLPLTEIGKCLGQFDIRLASIDVISTGSRTVGHGPVAQLYDRILGPLPAIAHRTVWLVLRLDPLANAEAVDNRGGGGTGALRTAIIATRRVANRLAALDISVSILTAAEMNSAVRRLTRGVALADFTETPKSLVHGDIHLTSYEIGPELIGERGFADIWATPSLGTTVTVRLRPGERGVNEQRDGAPPPIRLGALVRFDTVRPPDEPPVPGLRTLPGRQYRALLDCLPVQAGRGDTASAGDYRGPLTALSGIAVPTAGCGQLIGADDLGQGIAVPLIGDGTRHLEVIGKLDLAQQVILRAIALGAHTIVHTDRPEAWNSMVANVGAPHSISLAPRYAGGAGQYQAPASQPGGGGRTPTVVVFDGIAPTTLTGGATIVHIRAPEAPPGPFDADIVLIQDSAAPNLITVRTSTAAATVNMVTTPDEMWYIGESLAAAR, encoded by the coding sequence GTGAACGAGGCCGTGAACGAACCGGAAAACTCCGAGAACACCGCGCTGCGCGATCCAGAATTCTGGCTCTTTCGCCAGATTCCGCTGCGGCTTGTAGTCCCGCTCGGCCTGCTCGCGGCGCTGGTCTCCTGGGTTGCCCTGGCTTTGCGGGCGCCCATCTGGGCGGTGGCGCTCTGCGGCGCCGTCGTATTCGCGCTCGGCGCGGCGCCGGTCCGTAAACGCAATCCGCGCAACCTCGTCGGCATGTTCGCCCGCTGGCTGGCCTTCCGTTCGCGGCGCACCAAACCGGGTCCGCAGGACGCCGGGCCGGACGCGCTCGACGTGCCGCTGCCCGAGGGCGGCAGCTACGGCGTGCGCTGGGACGGCGATCTGCTCACCACCATGATGCGCATCGACCCGCCGCCGGATGCGATGACGCTGCTGCGGCGCGGTTCGCTCAGCACCGACCAGGTGCTTCCGCTCACCGAAATCGGTAAGTGCCTAGGACAATTCGATATCAGGCTGGCCTCGATCGATGTGATAAGCACCGGTTCGCGGACGGTCGGCCACGGACCGGTGGCCCAGCTGTACGACCGGATCCTCGGGCCGCTGCCCGCCATCGCGCATCGCACGGTGTGGCTGGTGCTGCGGCTGGATCCGCTGGCGAATGCCGAGGCCGTCGACAATCGGGGCGGCGGCGGGACGGGCGCGTTGCGCACCGCGATCATCGCGACCCGCCGGGTGGCCAATCGACTTGCCGCACTCGACATCTCGGTTTCCATACTGACCGCGGCGGAGATGAACTCGGCGGTGCGCAGGCTCACCAGGGGCGTCGCGCTCGCGGATTTCACCGAGACGCCGAAATCCCTTGTGCACGGCGATATTCACCTGACCAGCTATGAGATCGGCCCGGAGCTCATCGGCGAGCGCGGCTTCGCCGATATCTGGGCGACGCCGTCGCTGGGCACGACGGTGACGGTGCGGCTGCGCCCCGGGGAGCGCGGCGTCAACGAGCAGCGCGACGGCGCGCCGCCGCCGATCAGGTTGGGCGCGTTGGTCCGTTTCGATACCGTGCGGCCGCCGGACGAGCCGCCGGTACCCGGGCTGCGCACGCTCCCGGGTAGGCAATACCGGGCCCTGCTCGACTGTCTGCCGGTTCAGGCGGGCCGGGGTGATACCGCGAGCGCGGGCGACTACCGCGGGCCGCTGACGGCGCTCAGCGGAATCGCGGTGCCCACCGCGGGATGTGGGCAGCTGATCGGCGCGGACGATCTCGGCCAGGGCATCGCGGTGCCGCTGATCGGTGACGGCACAAGGCATCTCGAGGTGATCGGCAAGCTGGACCTGGCCCAGCAGGTGATCCTGCGCGCCATCGCACTCGGCGCGCACACGATCGTGCACACCGACCGGCCCGAGGCGTGGAATTCCATGGTCGCCAATGTCGGTGCGCCGCATTCGATCTCGCTGGCGCCCAGGTACGCGGGCGGCGCGGGCCAGTACCAGGCGCCCGCATCGCAGCCGGGCGGCGGTGGACGCACGCCGACCGTCGTGGTCTTCGACGGCATCGCGCCGACCACGCTCACCGGCGGCGCCACCATCGTGCACATCCGCGCGCCCGAGGCTCCGCCGGGGCCGTTCGACGCCGATATCGTGCTGATTCAGGATTCGGCCGCGCCGAACCTGATCACGGTGCGCACCTCGACCGCGGCGGCGACGGTGAATATGGTCACCACGCCGGATGAGATGTGGTACATCGGCGAATCGCTGGCCGCGGCACGCTGA
- the eccB gene encoding type VII secretion protein EccB, which translates to MPAQLTTRAQVNGYRFLLRRLDHALVRRDVRMLHDPMRSQSRSMIVGAVLGILVVAGMAILSFLRPQGAIGDSKIIMGKESGALYVVIEDSDKNKVLHPVLNLASARLISGSGDSPNSVKENKLSDLPRGPMVGIPGAPAALPGSGASDRSDWSICETVQLSSTGSALGSPGVVSAVLAGRPVLNERIKPTAPDQALLVRRQDKTYLVYDGKRAEIDPDNSVMARSLNLGAVRPRPVGPGLLNAAESEPPLVAPDIPQAGQPGPGKLSDVPVGGVISVGGVGRGDQPQLFVVLSDGVQRIGEFAAQVLRTANSQGMREIKSVAPDVLTNMPVLHELPLDHFPATAPRILSAEDAPVACVYWSKTQQSGGVADGPTDRAAVSLLAGSRLPLNDSDKPVELANADGVGDHLDMAYVPPSTGEYVRITGMEPASPRRGSLFYVAENGVRYGIPDADTAGILGLPAAPKLAPWAIVGQLVPGPTLSKDNALTGYDVLPQGR; encoded by the coding sequence GTGCCGGCTCAGCTGACCACCAGAGCCCAGGTCAATGGATACCGTTTCCTGCTGCGGCGGCTCGACCACGCGCTGGTCCGCCGGGATGTGCGGATGCTGCACGACCCGATGCGTTCGCAGTCGCGGTCGATGATCGTCGGCGCGGTGCTCGGCATCCTGGTCGTCGCGGGTATGGCGATCCTGTCGTTCCTGCGGCCGCAGGGCGCGATCGGCGATTCCAAGATCATCATGGGCAAGGAGAGCGGCGCGCTCTACGTCGTCATCGAGGACTCCGACAAGAACAAGGTGCTGCATCCGGTGCTGAACCTGGCCTCGGCCCGGTTGATCAGCGGCAGCGGCGATTCACCGAATTCGGTGAAGGAGAACAAACTTTCCGACCTGCCGCGCGGCCCGATGGTCGGCATTCCCGGCGCACCCGCCGCGCTGCCCGGCTCGGGTGCGTCCGACCGATCGGACTGGTCGATCTGCGAGACGGTGCAGCTGTCCAGCACCGGTAGCGCGCTCGGGTCGCCCGGGGTGGTCAGCGCCGTGCTCGCGGGCAGGCCCGTGCTGAACGAGCGGATCAAGCCGACCGCCCCCGACCAGGCCCTGCTGGTGCGCAGGCAGGACAAGACCTACCTGGTGTACGACGGCAAGCGCGCCGAGATCGATCCGGACAATTCCGTGATGGCCCGCTCGCTGAATCTCGGTGCGGTGCGGCCGCGTCCGGTCGGCCCCGGGCTGCTGAACGCCGCGGAGTCCGAGCCGCCGCTGGTCGCGCCGGATATCCCGCAGGCGGGCCAGCCCGGCCCCGGCAAGCTCTCCGATGTGCCGGTCGGCGGCGTCATCTCGGTCGGCGGCGTCGGCCGCGGCGATCAACCCCAGCTGTTCGTCGTGCTCTCCGACGGCGTGCAGCGCATCGGGGAGTTCGCCGCGCAGGTGCTGCGCACCGCGAATTCGCAGGGCATGCGCGAGATCAAGTCGGTGGCGCCGGACGTGCTCACCAATATGCCGGTGCTGCACGAACTTCCGCTCGACCACTTCCCGGCGACCGCACCGAGGATCCTGTCCGCCGAGGACGCCCCGGTCGCCTGCGTGTACTGGTCCAAGACCCAGCAGTCCGGCGGCGTCGCCGACGGCCCGACCGACCGCGCCGCGGTGAGCCTGCTGGCCGGATCCCGCCTGCCGCTGAACGATTCGGACAAGCCGGTCGAACTGGCCAATGCCGACGGCGTCGGCGACCACCTCGATATGGCCTACGTTCCGCCGTCCACCGGCGAATACGTCCGGATCACCGGTATGGAGCCGGCCAGCCCGCGCCGCGGCAGCCTGTTCTACGTCGCGGAAAACGGTGTGCGCTACGGCATCCCGGACGCGGATACCGCCGGGATACTCGGCCTGCCCGCCGCGCCGAAGCTCGCGCCGTGGGCCATCGTCGGCCAACTGGTCCCCGGGCCGACGCTGTCCAAGGACAATGCCCTGACCGGCTACGACGTTCTGCCGCAGGGTCGCTGA
- the eccA gene encoding type VII secretion AAA-ATPase EccA, with the protein MTTGNRQAQRAFDAGVLSLGLTIDGQESARDLDYAKLAFQRATEWDPTMCDAWLGRAAAGEVTRDVLFNLYKTSGTSLFREQRRLGLEPRALAGRFLAGLYIDYPLASYTEIWLAQAAQLIQDKEYDEAERVLDELAAHRRSMLSDPDREPDDRISAYVRGVLHFNTQRWPDVMAVLSKSAEWTDDPYLATGAHVMVGSACAQLGLFGEAIRRMEQAEAGPIPMARTTAMFCRGLCLRETGNEEEAQALFEKVYSQAPDFVENTTAMRDRTYRITVTSKENIEARTDKWDPATAPSLDALQQAETEDRAKRILAEAKAELDKQVGLQSVKTQVAKLQATAQLAKIRAEKGMASMARGNHLAFTGPPGTGKTTIARVVAKIYCGVGLLKTDKVVEAKRMDFVGQHLGSTAIKTDKLIDSAMDGVLFIDEAYTLIQTGLQGGDAFGREAVDTLLARMENDRDRLVVIIAGYDGEIDRLLAANDGLASRFAKRLQFPSYTPSELGQIGKLIAGSRDSELSEEAMQLLIKACEGLYNSERVDQSGQQRRGIDLAGNGRFIRNVIESAEEEREFRLANSVDLSAVDESTLMRIEAPDMEAALRGIVATLG; encoded by the coding sequence ATGACAACCGGCAACCGCCAAGCACAACGCGCCTTCGACGCCGGAGTTCTCTCGCTTGGCCTGACCATTGACGGTCAGGAATCCGCACGCGATCTCGACTACGCGAAGCTGGCTTTCCAACGGGCCACCGAATGGGACCCGACGATGTGCGACGCCTGGCTCGGCAGAGCGGCCGCGGGTGAAGTCACCCGCGACGTGCTCTTCAACCTCTACAAGACCAGCGGCACATCCCTTTTCCGCGAACAACGCAGGCTCGGGCTGGAGCCGCGGGCGCTGGCCGGGCGGTTCCTCGCCGGGCTCTACATCGACTATCCGCTGGCCAGCTACACCGAGATCTGGTTGGCGCAGGCCGCGCAGCTGATCCAGGACAAGGAGTACGACGAGGCCGAACGGGTGCTCGACGAACTCGCCGCGCACCGGCGCTCGATGCTCTCGGATCCGGATCGCGAGCCGGACGACCGGATCTCGGCGTACGTCCGCGGCGTACTGCACTTCAACACGCAGCGCTGGCCGGATGTGATGGCGGTGCTGTCCAAATCGGCCGAGTGGACCGACGACCCGTATCTGGCGACGGGCGCGCACGTGATGGTGGGTTCGGCGTGCGCGCAGCTCGGCCTGTTCGGTGAGGCGATCCGTCGGATGGAACAGGCCGAGGCCGGCCCGATTCCGATGGCGAGGACGACGGCCATGTTCTGCCGCGGCCTGTGCCTGCGCGAGACCGGCAACGAGGAAGAAGCGCAGGCGCTGTTCGAGAAGGTGTATTCGCAGGCACCGGATTTCGTGGAGAACACCACCGCGATGCGCGACCGCACCTACCGCATCACCGTCACATCAAAGGAAAATATCGAGGCCCGCACCGACAAGTGGGATCCGGCGACCGCGCCGTCGCTGGATGCGCTGCAGCAGGCCGAGACCGAGGATCGGGCCAAGCGAATTCTGGCCGAGGCGAAGGCCGAGCTGGATAAGCAGGTCGGCCTGCAATCGGTGAAGACCCAGGTGGCCAAGCTGCAGGCGACCGCGCAGCTGGCGAAGATCCGCGCCGAGAAGGGTATGGCCAGCATGGCGCGCGGCAATCACCTGGCCTTTACCGGCCCGCCCGGCACCGGTAAGACCACCATCGCCCGGGTCGTCGCCAAGATCTACTGCGGCGTCGGGCTTTTGAAGACCGACAAGGTGGTGGAGGCCAAGCGCATGGACTTCGTCGGCCAGCATCTGGGCAGTACTGCGATCAAGACCGACAAGCTGATCGATTCCGCGATGGACGGCGTGCTGTTCATCGACGAGGCGTACACGCTGATCCAGACGGGTCTGCAGGGCGGTGACGCGTTCGGCCGCGAGGCGGTCGACACGCTGCTGGCCAGGATGGAGAACGACCGCGACCGCCTGGTGGTGATCATCGCGGGCTACGACGGTGAGATCGATCGTCTGCTCGCCGCCAATGACGGCCTGGCGTCCCGGTTCGCCAAGCGGCTGCAGTTCCCGTCCTATACGCCGAGCGAACTCGGGCAGATCGGCAAGCTGATCGCCGGCTCGCGCGATTCCGAATTATCCGAGGAGGCAATGCAACTGCTGATCAAGGCGTGTGAGGGGTTGTACAACTCCGAGCGCGTCGATCAGAGCGGTCAGCAACGCCGCGGCATCGACCTGGCCGGTAACGGCCGGTTCATCCGCAACGTCATCGAATCGGCGGAGGAGGAACGTGAGTTCCGGCTGGCCAATTCCGTCGACCTGTCCGCGGTGGACGAGTCGACGCTGATGCGGATCGAGGCGCCGGATATGGAGGCCGCGCTGCGCGGCATCGTGGCAACGCTCGGTTGA
- the eccD gene encoding type VII secretion integral membrane protein EccD — protein MGAAEPELCRVSVIGGNTQLDVGLPATVPIATFIGDVVTLIKSRNPDITESDEGAAPLQTEHWTLARLGRDAIPPSRTLTEAEVYDGELLVLRSVTAKESPALFDDVIDAVARLTTVDFRGWSASSARWTGLIAAVIAVLSALLLLVIDRRHSDGLIAPFMTTGVAIGAAVAAAIAARKYADALTAAWLSLCALLLFFGGAMLFVPHQLGSPHLLLGFSVTLVAATLIYRATGVGATLCAATVTLALFGGITAAVRMIWDSDLPKIAAGTVVAAIMLISFVPRLAAVLARLPVPPVPTAGAAIDPADHEPRPTIEGIGAIGATALPSAAGLGERARAANHYQTGMLIACSIAAALSALMAVDLTGTPRWQGISLAVIVAVILCLRGRSFADLIQAGTLIASGCVIVIGLLTGLALGDSDFLLLAAGLLLLLAAAVVGFGVIGPHLEVTPVTRRLIEIAEYLMICAIIPLVLWLMEVYAMARNI, from the coding sequence TTGGGAGCCGCCGAGCCCGAACTGTGCCGGGTGTCCGTCATCGGGGGGAACACCCAGCTGGATGTCGGCCTCCCGGCCACGGTGCCGATCGCCACCTTCATCGGTGACGTCGTCACGCTGATCAAATCCCGCAATCCCGATATCACCGAAAGCGATGAGGGCGCAGCGCCTTTGCAGACCGAGCATTGGACGCTGGCCCGGCTCGGCCGGGACGCCATACCGCCGAGCCGCACGCTGACCGAGGCCGAGGTATACGACGGCGAACTGCTGGTGCTGCGGTCGGTGACCGCCAAGGAGTCGCCCGCGCTGTTCGACGATGTCATCGACGCGGTCGCCCGGCTCACCACCGTCGATTTCCGCGGCTGGTCCGCGTCCTCCGCGCGCTGGACCGGACTGATCGCCGCGGTCATCGCGGTGCTGTCGGCGCTGTTGCTGCTCGTCATCGACCGGCGGCACTCCGACGGGTTGATCGCTCCGTTCATGACAACGGGGGTTGCCATCGGCGCCGCGGTAGCCGCGGCGATCGCGGCGCGCAAATACGCCGACGCGCTCACCGCCGCCTGGCTGTCGCTGTGCGCGCTGCTCCTGTTCTTCGGCGGCGCGATGCTTTTCGTGCCGCACCAACTCGGCAGCCCGCATCTGCTGCTCGGCTTCTCGGTGACGTTGGTGGCCGCGACGCTGATCTACCGGGCCACGGGGGTCGGCGCGACACTGTGCGCGGCGACGGTGACCCTCGCGCTGTTCGGCGGCATCACCGCCGCGGTGCGGATGATCTGGGATTCGGATCTGCCGAAGATCGCGGCGGGCACCGTGGTCGCCGCGATCATGCTCATCTCCTTCGTGCCGCGGCTGGCCGCGGTGCTGGCCCGGCTGCCGGTCCCGCCGGTGCCGACCGCGGGCGCCGCGATCGATCCGGCCGACCACGAGCCGCGCCCGACCATCGAGGGCATCGGCGCCATCGGTGCCACCGCGCTGCCGTCGGCCGCCGGACTCGGTGAGCGCGCGCGTGCGGCCAACCACTACCAGACCGGCATGCTCATCGCGTGCTCGATCGCGGCGGCGCTCAGCGCGCTCATGGCCGTCGACCTGACCGGAACCCCACGCTGGCAAGGTATTTCGCTGGCCGTGATCGTCGCGGTGATCCTGTGCCTGCGCGGGCGCTCCTTCGCCGACCTGATCCAGGCGGGCACGCTCATCGCGTCCGGGTGCGTCATCGTGATCGGTCTGCTGACCGGTTTGGCGTTGGGGGACAGCGATTTCCTGTTGCTCGCCGCGGGCCTGCTGCTCCTGCTCGCGGCCGCGGTCGTCGGCTTCGGGGTGATCGGTCCGCATCTGGAGGTGACCCCGGTGACCAGGCGGCTGATCGAGATCGCGGAATACCTGATGATCTGCGCGATCATCCCGCTGGTGCTGTGGTTGATGGAGGTCTACGCGATGGCCAGGAACATATGA